Proteins encoded together in one Triticum dicoccoides isolate Atlit2015 ecotype Zavitan chromosome 7B, WEW_v2.0, whole genome shotgun sequence window:
- the LOC119335591 gene encoding glyceraldehyde-3-phosphate dehydrogenase GAPCP2, chloroplastic-like — protein sequence MASLSLSLRANASASPAAAGSRAAASIKASCVRSKVTCSLPSIRATSSPARSIEPVRATATQAPPATPQTSSGEKTKVGINGFGRIGRLVLRIAIDRDDIEVVAVNDPFIDAKYMAYMFKYDSTHGPFKGTITVLDESTLEINGKKVSVTSKRDPSDIPWGNFGAEYVVESSGVFTTVEKASAHLKGGAKKVVISAPSADAPMFVVGVNEKNYNPSMDVVSNASCTTNCLAPVAKVVHEEFGILEGLMTTVHATTATQKTVDGPSMKDWRGGRGAGQNIIPSSTGAAKAVGKVLPALNGKLTGMAFRVPTPNVSVVDLTCRLEKSASYEDVKAAIKEASEGSLKGILGYTDEDVVSNDFVGDTRSSIFDANAGMGLSSSFMKLVSWYDNEWGYSNRVLDLIGHMALVNA from the exons ATGGCgtcgctctccctctccctccgcgCCAACGCCTCCGCCTCCCCGGCCGCCGCCggatcccgcgccgccgcctcaaTCAAG GCGTCGTGCGTGAGGAGCAAGGTTACCTGCAGCTTACCATCCATCAGAGCTACCTCCTCGCC TGCTAGAAGCATTGAGCCCGTAAGAGCCACGGCCACACAGGCGCCCCCTGCCACCCCTC AAACTTCTAGTGGGGAGAAAACAAAGGTCGGCATCAATG GTTTTGGGCGGATTGGGAGGTTAGTTCTGAGAATTGCAATCGATAGAGATGATATTGAAGTTGTGGCCGTCAATGATCCGTTTATCGATGCTAAATACATG GCCTACATGTTTAAGTATGATTCCACACACGGTCCATTCAAAGGAACCATAACAGTTCTGGATGAGTCAACCTTGGAGATTAATGGGAAGAAAGTCTCAGTTacaagcaaaag GGACCCCTCAGATATCCCTTGGGGTAACTTTGGAGCTGAATATGTTGTTGAATCATCTGGTGTTTTTACAACAGTTGAGAAAGCTTCAGCACATTTGAAG GGGGGTGCGAAGAAAGTGGTGATATCGGCTCCGTCAGCGGATGCTCCCATGTTTGTGGTTGGAGTAAATGAGAAGAATTACAACCCTAGCATGGATGTTGTCTCTAATGCTAGTTGTACCACCAACTGTCTTGCTCCTGTTGCCAAG GTTGTCCATGAGGAGTTTGGCATTCTTGAAGGCCTAATGACAACTGTCCATGCCACAACAG CCACTCAAAAGACTGTTGATGGTCCTTCGATGAAGGACTGGAGGGGAGGACGTGGTGCTGGTCAAAACATCATCCCTAGCTCTACGGGTGCAGCAAAG GCTGTTGGAAAGGTCCTTCCAGCTTTAAATGGAAAGCTCACTGGCATGGCCTTCCGGGTTCCTACACCTAACGTGTCCGTTGTTGATCTGACCTGCCGACTTGAGAAAAGCGCTTCCTATGAAGATGTGAAAGCAGCTATCAA GGAAGCATCAGAAGGTTCACTTAAAGGTATTCTAGGCTACACAGATGAGGATGTTGTTTCAAACGATTTCGTTGGTGACACAAG GTCGAGCATATTTGATGCCAATGCTGGTATGGGTCTAAGTTCATCTTTCATGAAGCTCGTCTCCTGGTACGACAACGAGTGGGGCTACAG CAACCGTGTCCTGGATCTGATCGGGCACATGGCTCTTGTCAACGCCTAA